A portion of the Carya illinoinensis cultivar Pawnee chromosome 11, C.illinoinensisPawnee_v1, whole genome shotgun sequence genome contains these proteins:
- the LOC122281404 gene encoding WEB family protein At5g55860-like, whose product MVAKDRQHATSSPNPKAEVGEIDTSAPFQSVKDAVTLFGEGAFSGEKPAIKKAKPQSAERILAKETRLHLAQKELKKLKEQIENAETTKVQALVELEKAKTTVEGLSQKMNSLSESKETAIKATEAAKQLEEASSDNPIGTSGAWKQDLESTREQYMTVITELDAAKQELRIIHQDRDAFLEAKVASFKRAAEAKDAAKANMEKADELSKEISIVQESIEQVKLATSEAQQEQAKIFAEKDVQRQSYKANLEESAKKLLSLKKELDPEITRNLEVQLADTVNEIGALQKQMENAKASDLESVKTVTSELDDAKESLQKVAEEETSLRSLVESLKVELDKVKKEHAELKAKEAETESIAGNLHVKLRKVKSELEACMVDEFKARGTSEDLVSTLNQLSLETESARQEAEEMKTKAEKLKKETEATKLALEEAENELRVALEEAEEAKAAEARALDQIKDLSERTNAARASTSESGANITISREEFESLSRKVEESDTLSDMKVAAAMAQVEAVKASENEALKRLEVTQKEIEDMKAATEAAFKRAEMAEAAKKAVEGELRRWREREQKKAAEAASRILAETEKKSESSPIHYRLQKQNPPANIIRTQKLEKEKTFSKKVLLPNISSIFNRRKNQIEGASPSYLPGEKPV is encoded by the exons ATGGTTGCAAAAGACCGTCAACATGCTACCAGCTCTCCTAATCCTAAAGCAGAGGTGGGAGAGATAGACACCAGTGCGCCATTTCAATCCGTTAAAGATGCTGTCACCCTATTCGGTGAAGGCGCTTTCTCAGGCGAAAAACCTGCCATTAAAAAGGCAAAACCTCAGTCAGCAGAG AGAATACTGGCCAAGGAGACACGGCTTCACCTGGCTCAGAAAGAGCTAAAGAAGTTGAAGGAACAAATAGAGAATGCTGAGACTACAAAAGTGCAAGCCCTTGTAGAGCTTGAAAAGGCTAAAACAACAGTTGAGGGTTTGAGTCAGAAGATGAATTCACTTAGTGAATCCAAGGAAACAGCCATCAAAGCAACAGAAGCCGCAAAGCAGCTAGAAGAAGCAAGCTCTGACAACCCTATTGGAACTAGTGGTGCTTGGAAACAAGACTTAGAAAGCACAAGAGAGCAGTACATGACAGTCATTACTGAACTTGATGCTGCGAAGCAAGAGTTAAGGATAATCCATCAGGACCGTGATGCTTTCTTGGAAGCAAAAGTTGCTTCCTTCAAGCGAGCAGCAGAAGCCAAAGATGCAGCCAAAGCAAACATGGAGAAGGCTGATGAGCTCTCCAAAGAAATTTCAATTGTGCAGGAATCGATTGAGCAAGTGAAGCTTGCCACTTCAGAAGCTCAGCAAGAGCAAGCAAAGATATTTGCTGAAAAGGATGTTCAGAGACAGTCATATAAAGCTAACCTGGAAGAATCAGCAAAGAAATTGCTTTCTTTGAAGAAGGAGTTGGATCCTGAAATTACCAGAAATCTTGAAGTCCAGCTGGCTGACACAGTGAATGAAATTGGGGCTCTACAAAAGCAAATGGAAAATGCAAAGGCTTCAGATTTAGAGTCTGTAAAAACTGTCACTTCAGAGCTGGATGATGCTAAGGAGTCACTACAGAAGGTTGCAGAAGAGGAAACCTCCCTGCGAAGCTTGGTGGAATCTCTCAAGGTAGAACTGGATAAAGTGAAGAAGGAGCATGCTGAGTTGAAGGCAAAGGAGGCAGAAACAGAGTCCATTGCTGGGAATTTGCATGTCAAGCTCCGGAAAGTTAAGTCTGAGCTTGAGGCATGCATGGTGGACGAATTTAAAGCGAGAGGGACGTCTGAGGATCTGGTCTCCACACTTAACCAGCTTTCCCTAGAAACTGAAAGTGCAAGGCAAGAAGCAGAAGAGATGAAGACTAAAGCAGAGAAGTTGAAGAAAGAAACCGAAGCTACCAAACTTGCATTAGAAGAAGCAGAAAATGAGCTGAGAGTTGCTCTGGAAGAAGCCGAAGAAGCAAAAGCAGCAGAGGCAAGGGCCCTTGATCAGATTAAAGACTTGTCTGAGAGAACAAATGCTGCACGTGCCTCAACTTCTGAGTCTGGTGCCAATATCACAATATCAAGGGAAGAATTCGAGTCTTTGAGTCGTAAAGTTGAGGAGTCAGACACATTATCAGATATGAAAGTTGCTGCTGCCATGGCTCAGGTAGAAGCTGTGAAGGCTAGTGAAAATGAGGCCCTCAAGAGGTTAGAGGTAACTCAGAAAGAGATCGAGGATATGAAGGCTGCAACTGAGGCAGCTTTTAAGAGGGCAGAGATGGCTGAAGCAGCCAAGAAAGCAGTGGAGGGAGAGCTCCGGAGGTGGCGTGAACGAGAACAAAAGAAGGCAGCTGAAGCTGCATCTCGGATTTTGGCAGAAACAGAGAAGAAGTCAGAATCATCCCCTATCCACTATAGGCTTCAAAAGCAGAACCCACCAGCAAATATTATCCGTACTCAGAAATTGGAGAAGGAGAAAACGTTTTCAAAGAAAGTACTTCTGCCTAATATCAGCAGCATTTTTAACAGGAGAAAGAACCAGATTGAGGGTGCATCTCCCTCATACTTGCCTGGTGAGAAACCTGTGTGA
- the LOC122281408 gene encoding uncharacterized protein LOC122281408 translates to MASNRDRDEALTFTNPSSSSSPIAVSDPFDSILADHTSRIGSASGSFQNEGLLSDSTNDAEFGFSRPDFRTSQLAGTVEFYERHVFLCYKNPQVWPARIEASEFDRVPRLLSAAVMTRKADMKKETRLTICEGHDGTETSNGDVLIFPDMIRYRRLTHFDVDTFVEEVLVRDGEWLPGTPETLKGSYVFVCSHGSRDRRCGVCGPALISRFKEGIELHGLQSKVSVSPCSHIGGHKYAGNIIVFGSNLNGEVTGHWYGYVSPEDVPVLLEQHIVKGEIVDWLWRGQMGLSEEEQKKSQELRLQLNGKINVVQNIEELTQTFKNETLTVARRSQVEVMACCTKNGDSYCCQNPVLPGKLDYNLDGNVGAAKVTAQNENNDKLNSGIRSGEGAGTRKVCAMPTWFESWEREDTFAALAVVCAAASVAIAYSCYKQLR, encoded by the exons ATGGCGAGCAACAGAGACAGAGACGAGGCTCTGACATTCACTAACCCGTCGTCTTCGTCGTCCCCAATCGCAGTGTCCGACCCATTCGACAGCATCCTCGCCGACCACACTTCCCGCATCGGCAGCGCCTCCGGAAGCTTCCAGAACGAGGGCTTGCTATCGGATTCCACCAACGACGCCGAGTTCGGCTTCTCTCGCCCCGACTTCCGGACGAGTCAACTCGCCGGAACCGTTGAGTTCTACGAGCGCCACGTCTTCCTCTGCTACAAGAACCCCCAGGTTTGGCCCGCAAGAATCGAGGCCTCCGAGTTCGATCGCGTGCCCAGGCTGCTCTCCGCCGCTGTGATGACTAGGAAGGCTGATATGAAAAAAGAG acTCGCCTGACAATATGTGAGGGACATGATGGTACTGAGACATCAAATGGAGATGTGCTAATCTTTCCAGACATGATCAGATACAG GAGATTGACACATTTTGATGTTGACACATTTGTTGAGGAAGTGCTTGTTAGGGATGGTGAATGGCTTCCTGGAACTCCTGAAACATTAAAGGGTTCATACGTTTTCGTATGTTCTCATGGGTCCCGGGATCGGCGTTGTGGAGTTTGTGGACCTGCTCTCATCAGTAGATTCAAAGAAGGAATAGAATTGCATGGCCTTCAAAGTAAAGTGTCTGTTAGCCCATGCTCACACATTGGGGGGCATAAGTATGCAGGAAATATTATCGTATTTGGATCAAATCTCAATGGAGAAGTCACTGGGCACTG GTATGGGTATGTTTCTCCGGAGGATGTACCTGTATTGCTTGAGCAGCATATTGTGAAAGGAGAAATTGTAGATTGGTTGTGGAG GGGTCAGATGGGTTTATCAGAAGAAGAACAGAAGAAATCCCAAGAACTAAGGCTGCAGTTAAATGGAAAGATAAATGTTGTGCAAAACATTGAAGAATTGACACAAACATTTAAGAATGAGACGCTCACTGTTGCCCGTAGATCTCAAGTTGAGGTAATGGCTTGTTGCACAAAAAATGGAGACTCCTACTGCTGTCAGAACCCTGTATTACCAGGAAAGCTAGATTATAATCTAGATGGCAATGTGGGTGCAGCAAAGGTGACAGCCCAAAACGAAAACAATGATAAACTAAATTCTGGCATCAGAAGTGGTGAAGGTGCTGGTACACGCAAAGTGTGTGCCATGCCGACGTGGTTTGAGAGCTGGGAGCGTGAAGATACCTTTGCAGCTCTTGCTGTTGTTTGTGCTGCGGCTTCAGTTGCCATTGCCTATAGTTGCTACAAACAGTTGAGATAA